The following is a genomic window from Sphingobacterium spiritivorum.
CTTCTCTACATATTTTTGGTTCCCAATCTAATAATTCCTTAGCTTTAGTGATATCAGGCCTCCTTTGTTTTGGATCATCTTGAGGTAAAGGGTGATATACTAGTTTTTGTTCGGTCTTTGTTAGCTTAATTATTTCTTCAGCAAATTGCTTTATGGTGATTTCATCTGGATTTCCAATATTTACAGGAAAAGCATAATCAGATAATAATAGTCTATAAATTCCTTCAACCAAGTCATCAACATAACAGAAAGATCTTGTTTGGGATCCATCTCCAAATAGAGTTAAATCTTCTCCACGAAGAGCTTGGCCAATAAAGGCAGGTAACACCCTACCATCATTTAATCTCATCCTCGGTCCGTAAGTATTAAAAATTCGTACTATACGAGTTTCAACACCATGAAAGGTATGGTAAGCCATTGTTATAGCTTCCTGAAATCTTTTAGCCTCGTCGTAAACTCCTCTAGGTCCAATAGGATTCACATTACCCCAATAGCTTTCCGGTTGAGGATTAACAGCAGGATCACCATAAATTTCTGAAGTTGAAGCAATAAGAATTCTTGCTTTCTTTGATTTAGCGAGTCCCAACAAATTATGAATACCCAATGATCCAACTTTCAAGGTCTGAATTGGAATTTTTAAATAATCAATTGGACTTGCAGGAGATGCAAAATGCAGAATATAATCTAAAGACCCTGCGACATGCACAAACTTTGACACATCATGGTTATAGAATTCGAAATTTTCCAGCTTAAATAAATGCTCAATATTACTCAAATCTCCGGTTATTAAGTTATCCATTCCAATAACATAGTATCCTTTTGAAATAAATAAATCGCACAAATGAGAGCCTAAGAAACCTGCAGCTCCAGTAATTAAAATTCTTTTATTTACCATTTCTATCAACAACTTTACGTCCTATACTATTATAATAAAATCCTAGGTCAATCATTTTATGTAAATCATATAGATTTCTCCCATCAAAAATAACCCGAGATTTTAATTTCTCCTTCATTAAATCAAAATCAGGGTTTCTAAACAATTGCCATTCGGTAGCAATAATCAACGCATCTACATCTTCAATTGCATCATATGCACTTTCACAATATATAATTTTGTCGCCTAACAAACTTTCAACATTCGCCATCGCTTCAGGATCATATGCTTTTATCTTAACACCTAATTCCAAAAGAGATTCTATTATATAAAGTGCAGGTGCTTCTCTAATGTCATCAGTTTCCGGCTTAAAAGCCATTCCCCAAAGCCCTACAGTAATGTTAGAAATTTTACTGCCAAAATATTGTTTTATTTTTTCTACAAGTTTTCCTTTTTGATGATGGTTTACATCCATAACTGACTTCAAAATTTTAAAGTCATAATTATATTCTTCAGAAGATAGTGCCAAAGCCTGAACATCTTTTGGGAAACAACTGCCCCCATATCCTATTCCCGGAAAAAGAAATCTTTTCCCAATCCGATCATCGGCTCCTATACCCTTTCTTACAAAATCTACATCAGCACCAACAAGCTCACATAAATTTGCAATTTCATTCATAAATGAAATTTTTGTGGCCAAAAAAGAATTTGCAGCATATTTTGTTAATTCAGATGATCGTGTGTCCATAAATATCAATGGATTTCCAGAACGTGTATATGGCGCATATAACTCTGTCATTAATTCTTGAGCTTCTTTACTTTCCACGCCTAAAACAACTCTATCAGGCTTCATAAAATCCTCAACAGCAACACCCTCTCTCAAAAATTCTGGATTCGATACAACATCAACTTTAATCTTTGAATGTGTTGAAAAAACAGCTTTAACCTTATCTGCAGTTCCTACAGGAACAGTCGATTTCGTTACAATTACTTTATAAGATTCTGTCAGTAAAGCTATATTCTTTGCTGCACCTAAAACATAACTTAAATCTGCCTTCCCATCTTCTCCGGGAGGTGTGGGTAATGCCAAGAAAATAATTTTGGCATTTTTAATCGCTTCTTTTAAGTTTGTTGTGAATGATAATCTACCATGTTTAATATTTCTCTGAAAAAGAACATCCAGACCTGGTTCATATATTGGTATTATACCATTTTGCATTTTCTTTACCTTTTCTTCGATAACATCCACACAAATCACCTGGTTTCCAGTTTCCG
Proteins encoded in this region:
- a CDS encoding UDP-glucuronic acid decarboxylase family protein, yielding MVNKRILITGAAGFLGSHLCDLFISKGYYVIGMDNLITGDLSNIEHLFKLENFEFYNHDVSKFVHVAGSLDYILHFASPASPIDYLKIPIQTLKVGSLGIHNLLGLAKSKKARILIASTSEIYGDPAVNPQPESYWGNVNPIGPRGVYDEAKRFQEAITMAYHTFHGVETRIVRIFNTYGPRMRLNDGRVLPAFIGQALRGEDLTLFGDGSQTRSFCYVDDLVEGIYRLLLSDYAFPVNIGNPDEITIKQFAEEIIKLTKTEQKLVYHPLPQDDPKQRRPDITKAKELLDWEPKICREEGLKLTYAYFKSLSREQLEKVDHKDFTNFNK
- a CDS encoding UDP-glucose dehydrogenase family protein; this translates as MNIAVIGTGYVGLVTGTCLAETGNQVICVDVIEEKVKKMQNGIIPIYEPGLDVLFQRNIKHGRLSFTTNLKEAIKNAKIIFLALPTPPGEDGKADLSYVLGAAKNIALLTESYKVIVTKSTVPVGTADKVKAVFSTHSKIKVDVVSNPEFLREGVAVEDFMKPDRVVLGVESKEAQELMTELYAPYTRSGNPLIFMDTRSSELTKYAANSFLATKISFMNEIANLCELVGADVDFVRKGIGADDRIGKRFLFPGIGYGGSCFPKDVQALALSSEEYNYDFKILKSVMDVNHHQKGKLVEKIKQYFGSKISNITVGLWGMAFKPETDDIREAPALYIIESLLELGVKIKAYDPEAMANVESLLGDKIIYCESAYDAIEDVDALIIATEWQLFRNPDFDLMKEKLKSRVIFDGRNLYDLHKMIDLGFYYNSIGRKVVDRNGK